GCGCCGAAGGCGCCCTGGAGCGCGCGGGAGCCGAACAGCAGCGCGCCGCTGGTGGCCGCGCCGCCCAGCGCGGAGGCCGCGGCGAAGCCGGTCAGGCCGATCACGAAGGCGCGCTTGCGGCCCCACAGGTCCGCGATACGGCCGCCGAAGAGGAGGAGCCCGCCGAAGGCCAGGGCGTAGGCCGTGACGACCCACTGCCGGTTGCCGTCGGAGATCCCCAGGTCCTGCTGGGCGGAGGGGAGGGCGATGTTCACGATGGTCGCGTCGAGCACGACCATCAGCTGGGCGAGCGCTATGAAGACGAGCGCTTTCCAGCGGTTGGCGTCACCGGACTGGTGCGGGACGCCGGGAGCCTTGAGGGCTGTTTCGGACATGGGAGTACCCACTTCGGGACTTCGTGACGGAAAAAGGGTGTCGAAAGGGGCGGCCGCGGCCTGCGCGCTGCCGTGCCGGAACGTCGTAGGCGAACGAGGAGGTCGTGAACGGGGAGAACGAAAAGTCGTGCGTGAGGAGTCGTGCGTGAGGAGTCGTGCGTGAGCGAGGAGTCGTGAAGGAGACCGGAGTTCGGCGCTGAACTCATCGGTGCGGGCGGGCCGGCGCCTGTCGGACCCGGGCCCGCCTCACGGGTCCGCGCGCGGCGGGGAGCTGTCTGTCAGGTCGGTCAGGCCTGGCGGAGATCCTCCATGGTCATGGCCGCGCCCGGCAGGTCGGAACGGGCCGGGGCCCGCAGTCCGTCCAGGAACAGCTGAAGATGGCGGTGGACGAAGCGGTCGTGGAGGACACAGCCGGTACCGGCCGGGGGGCGGCTGAGCTGCGCGGCGGCGATCATCAGATCGCCCACACCCACATCGGCGCGCAACTGCCCGGCCGCCTTGGCGCGGCCCATGATCTCCTCGACGAGGTGTTCGACCCGGTGACGGGCGGCCTCCAAGTCGGGGTGGTGCTGGTCGAAGGTACTGGAGACCATCGGACACAGCGCGCTGATCCGCTCGTCGGCGGCGGCGTGCACGAAGCGCGACAGCGCCTCGAAGGCGTCGCCGGTCTCGGTGAGCGCCTGCTCGGCCGCCTCCGCCGTACGGTCCATCACGGAGCAGACGACCTCGCGGACGAGAGCGTCGCGGTCCGGGAAGTTGCGGTACAGGGTGGCGTTGCCGACGCCGGCCCGGCGCGCGATCTCGTCGAGCGGCACCTCGGGGCCGTACTCGACGAACATCTCGCGGGCGGCGGTCACGATCCGCTCCCGGTTGCGCAGGGCGTCGGCGCGCGGCCTGGTCACCTTGCGCGCTTCGGGGTTCGCGGTCGCGGCCGGCACGGGGTCTCCTCTGATCGGTCGGTCTGGCGGACGATCCGGGGATGAAGTCCCCGTTTCGCTCGGACACAGGGCTAAACGGGGAAGAGGTCCCCGGTTATTTCCCGTCCCGCAAGAGAACTGCCGTGACCTGGGTCACATCCACCTGGCCCTGCCCATTCCCACGACCGGGCCGCGCGTCCCACGACCGGACCGCTCCAACGCGCGCCCGCCGCCCCGGCGACACAGGGTGAGCGAAAGGGTGCAGCCGGAGACGAGACCGGTGACCGCCTGGCGCGAACCGGTGCGGACCGGTGCCGCGCGGCGCGAGACCGTCGGCTGCCTGGAGCGAAGGGTCCACGCATGCAGCCGCAGCCGCCCCGCCGCCGGACAGACCGGACGCCGCACCGGACCCACCGGCCCCACGGGACGGACCGCGCCGACACCGCGCTCCCCGCACGCAGCATGCCCCCCGCGCCCCCTGCCACGACCGCCGCCACTCCTGCCACCGCGCCCACCGCCGCTTCCGCCGGAGCCCCTGCCCCTGCACCTGCACCTGCCTCTGCCGGAGTCCCCGCCGCCGCGGCAGGCGCCGGAGGAGACGACCCCCGCCCCGCGCCGGCCGCCGACCCAGGCTCCATACACACCCCCCTACACACCCCCATACGCACCTCCATACGGACCCGCATACGCGCCCGGATACGTACGCGTACCCGCCGCACGGCCGCCTTCGTCTCCGTGACCGCGCTGACCCTCGCGGTCAGCACGGCGGGGGCCGCGCACCTCACCTCGGGCGCCGCGGCCTCGGGCGCCGGGGCGAACTCCCTGTCCCGTTCGCCCGCGCTCGCCCCCTGCATGATCAGCGGCGCTCGCTCCGTGCAGATGACCGAGGGCGTCCCCACCTCGACGGGCTACGCCCGCTCCACCGGCACCGTGCACGCCCTCACCCTGATGATCGACTTCTCGGACGCCCCCGGCGAGGGCACCGCGCTCGACCGCTTCCACGAGTTCTTCCCGCAGACCCAGGAGTGGTTCCGCACCGCTTCCTACGGCCGCCTCGACTACCGCCCCGAGACCCCGATCACCCACTGGCTGCGCATGCCCAAGCCGTTCAAGGAGTACGGGATAGAACGCGGCGCCCCCTTCGACCCGGGCTACCGCGACCTCGTCCAGGACATCGCGGCGGCGGCCGACTCCCAGGTCGACTTCCGCCAGTACGACCTGCTGAACGTGCTGATGACCCCGAACGCGGGCCCGTCCGCCCTGGACACGGTCCTGTCCGTCACCTTCGCGGGCAACCCCGACGCCCCGACGGCCGACGGCGTCCCCCTCGCGAACGCCTCGTTCGTCTACTCCCGCCAGGACGACGGCTCCGGCTCCTACGACCGCACCGGCTACCGCGTCCTGCCGCACGAGAACGGCCATGTCTTCGGCCTGCCCGACCTCTACACCCAGGAGGGCGGCGGCGCGGTCGGCCACTGGGACATCATGAGCGAGGACTGGGGCGCCGACAACGACCTGCTCGGCTGGCACAAGTGGAAGCTGGGCTGGCTCGACGCCGACCAGGTGAACTGCGCGAGCCGGCGCGGCTCGGCCGAGTACACCCTGACCCCGCTGGAGCGCGCCGGCGGCCCCAAGCTGATCTTCGTCCCGCTCGACGGCAGCACCGGCTACGCCCTCGAACTGCGCACCCGCGAGGGCAACGACGAGGCGGTGTGCCGGCCGGGCGTCCTCATCTACAAGGTGAACGCCGACGTGGACACCGGAAGCGGCCCCATCACCGTCTACGACGCCCACCGCGACTCCGGCGGCTGCAGCCGCAGTCCGAACGTGCAGGCGGAACTCTCCGACGCCCCCTTCGCCCCCGGCGAGACCTTCAAGGACCCGCGGTCCAAGATCCGCATCGATGTCGCGGCGGCGGACCTGGAGGGCGACTACCAGGTCCGGGTGACCCGGCAGTAGCCGGGGCCGCCGCCCCCGCCCGGCCCGGACTACCGTAGGGCGCAGATCTGCCACGACCACCGACGTCCCGTACGGGAGAACCGACCGATGTGCGCGACGCCCGCGACCTCCGCGACGCCCCCGCACCCGATGGCGTCCGCGCGCCCGGCGCCGTCCGCGCGCCCGGCGCCGTCCGCCGACGAGCCGGGGGCCGTCACCGGCGCGGGCGCCCCGGACCGGCCGCACGGGCCCCCGCCGGAGGCCGTCGCCCCGCTGATGCGGGGGGTGGCCGTGCTGCGGGCGCTGACGGAGGCCGGCGGGACCCTGAGCCCGAGCGCCCTGGAACGCGCCACGGGCCTCGCCCGTGCCACCGTGGACCGCATCACCGCGACCCTGGCCCGGATGGGGTACGTACGCCTCGCCGGCCGGGACACCGTCCTCGCCCCCCGCCTGATGGAGCTGGGCAACGCCTATCTGGCCGCCCTGCGCCTGCCCGGCCTCCTCGGCGCGCGGGCGGACGCCCTCGCCGACGCGCTGGACGAGTCGGTGTCGCTGGCGGTCCGCGACCAGGACGGCATCCGCTTCGTCCACCAGGCGACGCGGCGCCGCGCCATGTCCCTGAGCTTCCGCATCGGCGACCTGCTCCCGGCCGAACGCACCGCACCCGGAGCGCTGTTCGCCACCGAGTGGACGGCCGGGGACTGGCACCGCTGGCACGGACGCCGGGCGGCCGACCCGGAGAACCGCTCCTTCCCGGCCATCCCGCCGCACCCGCCGGGACCGGACGCGCCCCGCTCCGGCTTCGAGGAGCGCGCCGCGCGGGCGGCCCGGGAGGGCTGGGCGGCGGACGACCAGCTGATCGAACCGGGCCTGGTGGCCGTGTCCGTACCGGTGCGGGACCCGGTCACCGGCACGATCGCCTGTGCGGCGAGCGTGGTGAGCCACACCAGCCGCCACTCGGCGGAGCACCTGCGCGCCACGCTCCTGCCCCGGCTGCGCGAGACGGTCGCGGCGATGGAGGAGGACCTGCGCGCGGCATCGGCGCGGGCGCAGACACCGGATTCGGCCGCGGCACCGGAACCGGCATCAGTACCGGCACCGGAACCGGCTCGCCCGGACGCGGCGCCCCCGGAACTGGCGGCCTGGACGGCGGCGTCGAAGCAGGAGCTGGGCCGGGGGTTCGTCGAGTCCCTGGCGCGCGGGCTGACGGTCCTGACCGCGTTCGGCGAGGACCGCCCGGCGCTGACCCTCACACAGGTGGCGCAGGCGACGGGCCTGGCCAGGGCCACGGCACGCAGGGCGCTGATCACCCACGAGCACCTGGGCCTGGTCGCCCCCGGCCCCGGCCGCACCTTCACCCTCACGCCCCGCGTGCTCTCCCTCGGCTTCCCGCCCCTGTCCCGCACCTCGCTCCCCCGGATCGCCCAGCCTCATCTGGAGGACCTGGCGGCCGAGGTGCGCGAGTCGACGGCGCTGGCGGTGCTCGCCCCCGGCGGCGAGGAGATCCAGTACGCGGCCCGCGCGAGCACGCACCACATCATGAGCGTCGACCTCCCCGTGGGCACCCGCCTCCCGGCCCGCGCCACCGCGCTGGGCCGCGCCCTGACCGGCCCGGGACCGGCCGGTTACGCGCTCGCCGACCAGGAACTCGAAGCGGGCCTGCGCGCGGTCGCCGTCCCCGTCCACGACCGGGCCGGCCGCCCCGTGGCCGCCGTGGACATCGCCCTGCACGCCGCCCGCCGCACCCGCGAGGAATGCGTCTCCGCCCTCCTGCCCGCCCTGCGCCGCACCGCCGCCCGCATCGAGGCCGACCTCCGCACGGCCACCCGCTTCACCCGCGTGCCCCTCACCTGACCGGTCCGTCACCTGACCAGGCCGTCCGGCGCGGCACCGGGCACGGTCCCGGCAGGCCGCCGGGCATGGAGGAGCCCCGGCCGGTCGGGGGCGACCAGCCGGGGCGACCAGCCGGGGCGACCAGCCGGGACGGCAGGGCACGGCGGGCGGACTCCCGCCGCCTCGTCAGCCGGGGATCGACGTCGTCAGGTACCACTGCTGGTACGGATTGTCGGGGCCGTACTGGTTCAGGTACGCCTTGCCCTTGGCGTCCGAGTCCAGCGCGTTGCCTCCCGGGCTGATGAGGCGGAGCTTGCCGGAGACGAACACCTCGTCCCAGAGGTCGTTGGCGTCGATGCCGCACGGCCGCGTCTCCAGGATGAGGGAGAAGGGCGTCGACGGCTTCAGGCACCGGGCCGAGCTCGTGTTCTTGAGCTGGATCTTCCCGTTGACGACGTGGTACTCCCAGCGCTGGCTCGCCGCGGTGGTCGAACAGGACGAGGTGTAGACGCCGCCGGTGCCGTTGGCGTCGAGGCAGCGCCCGGTCTGGGCGTTCTGGAGCCGCCAGACACCGCCGCCGGGGCCGCCGGCCGCGTGGGCGGTCGCCGTCGTGCCGGTCAGCAGCAGCGCGGCCGCTCCTGCGGTGGCGGCGACGCCGCCGAGAGCCTTCCGGATGTTCATGGCCTTACTCTCCTCGGTGAGCAGTTGACGCTGAGCGTGGGAATCGGTGCGGGGGTCTTCTCCGGCCCGCGCGGTGTTCGACGGTGCCGGGCCGGTGTGCCGTCACGCGCTCGTGGCGCTGGGGAGCCACTGCTGGTAGGGATTGTCCGAGCCGTACCCCTTGGCGTAGGCGTTGCCCTTGGCGTTCGAGTCCAGCGCCTTGTTGCTGTAGGGGTCGACGAACCGGAAAGTGCCGTCGACCACCAATTCCCACCAGAGCGAGCCGTTGGCGCAGGCCGGAGCGGTTTCGAGCTGCTTGTCCTCCGGATTGAGGGGATTCACCCAGAGGCATCGGCGGGTGGCGACATTGCGGAGCAGTACCTTGCCGTCCAGAACCGCCCGCTGCCACTTCTGGTACGGGTTGTCCGCGCCGCAAGACTTGGTGTACACGTTTCCCTTGGCATCGGAGTCGAGACAGAGCCCGGTGCGGGCGTTCCGGTACTGCCAGACATCACCGGCGGCATGGGCGGCCGGGGCGGTACCCATGGTGAGCAGAAGACTGGCCCCCGCGGTGACCAAAGCGCCCGCGAGCTTCGCGTGAGTACGCATACGACCTCTTTCTCGGGTGAATGGAAACGTTGAATACGCTGAATAGGTTGACCCCGCGCACTAACGTCTCACTAATGCTCCACGGGATGCACAAAAGGCGCTTCCGGGGCAAAGAAAACAGGCCCTGCGGCTCCCTGTGTCCGAATTCAGGGCGCTGGCTCGGAATTACCCGTCCGCTCGGGCCGGATCGCTGACCCTCCTCAGATCCAGCCGCGCTCCCGGGCGCGCAGCGCGGCCTGGAAGCGGTTGTCGGCGTCGAGCCTCGCCATGAGCCGGGCCACGTACTTGCGGTAGGTCCGCAGCGCCATGTTGAGCTGGCGGGCCCCGGTCTCGTCCTTGTCGACGAGGTAGAGGGTCCGGAGTATCTGCCGCTCGACCTCGGTGAGGGAGGGCAGGGCCTCCTCGGGGAGTTCCTGCGACGCCGCCCACATCCGTTCGAAGAGCGAGACCACGGTGCTCACCAGACCGGGCTCACGCGTCAGGAGCGCCCCGCGGGCCGTGTTCTGGGGGTCGATCGGAGTGAGCGCGACCGCCCGATCGCAGATGATCATGCGCTCGATGGGGTGCGGGGAGATACGGATCTCCGCGCCGCGGGCCACGAGTTCCCGCAGGTACACGAGGGTCGTCTCGTCCTGGAGGCAGGCCGACGCCATCAGCGTCCGCATCCGCACTCCCCGGCGCAGGATCCGCAGGTCGATCGGGCGGGAGATCTCGATCGACTCCGGGGTGAGCACCCCGACCGGGTTGGTCGTCAGGTTCTCCGTGCGCGCGAAGAAGGTCACCTCGTCGATGGCGCTCCGTACGGCCTCCAGACCCTCGATCTGCCGGACCGCCGGACCGCCCGGCCCGGACACGTCCGCTGAGGCGTCCATCGTGCTCAGGTGCTCGACCACCCCGGCGCTGCGGACGGACTCCTGGAGCTCGTCCTGGAACTGGCCCACCTGATGCTCGATCAGCCTCTCGACCGTCCGCTTCGGCGAGAGCGGCCGCAGACCGCCGGCCGGGGTGCGCACCGCGATGCCCAGCTCCAGCACCCGCGTGACCACGGCCGGATCGTGGCCGCCGGTGTCCTCGCGGTCCCTCAGGAGCGCCCGGTAGAGCTGCTCCTCCGGCTCGGAAACCCCCAGGAAGCCGAGGGTGTTGGGGGTGCCGTCCGGCTTCATCGCCACCACCGCGCAGTGGCGCACCGGCCCGCGTACGAGGGGCGCGCGGCGGTGCGCCGGACCACCCGCGAGGGCCGCGCGGCGGCAGGGCCCCGCGGCGGGGGTGTGCAGGAAAGTGCACGGGAACAGGGTCGTTTGCTGCACGCCCGAGGCCCGCCGGAGGCCCCTCCCGGCGGGCAACATTCTCGGTGTGAGGGCGGCCCGCCGGAACGAGAACGGCGGGCCGGACCGAGCGA
The sequence above is drawn from the Streptomyces sp. SAT1 genome and encodes:
- a CDS encoding TetR/AcrR family transcriptional regulator; this encodes MPAATANPEARKVTRPRADALRNRERIVTAAREMFVEYGPEVPLDEIARRAGVGNATLYRNFPDRDALVREVVCSVMDRTAEAAEQALTETGDAFEALSRFVHAAADERISALCPMVSSTFDQHHPDLEAARHRVEHLVEEIMGRAKAAGQLRADVGVGDLMIAAAQLSRPPAGTGCVLHDRFVHRHLQLFLDGLRAPARSDLPGAAMTMEDLRQA
- a CDS encoding M6 family metalloprotease domain-containing protein: MPPAPPATTAATPATAPTAASAGAPAPAPAPASAGVPAAAAGAGGDDPRPAPAADPGSIHTPLHTPIRTSIRTRIRARIRTRTRRTAAFVSVTALTLAVSTAGAAHLTSGAAASGAGANSLSRSPALAPCMISGARSVQMTEGVPTSTGYARSTGTVHALTLMIDFSDAPGEGTALDRFHEFFPQTQEWFRTASYGRLDYRPETPITHWLRMPKPFKEYGIERGAPFDPGYRDLVQDIAAAADSQVDFRQYDLLNVLMTPNAGPSALDTVLSVTFAGNPDAPTADGVPLANASFVYSRQDDGSGSYDRTGYRVLPHENGHVFGLPDLYTQEGGGAVGHWDIMSEDWGADNDLLGWHKWKLGWLDADQVNCASRRGSAEYTLTPLERAGGPKLIFVPLDGSTGYALELRTREGNDEAVCRPGVLIYKVNADVDTGSGPITVYDAHRDSGGCSRSPNVQAELSDAPFAPGETFKDPRSKIRIDVAAADLEGDYQVRVTRQ
- a CDS encoding helix-turn-helix transcriptional regulator gives rise to the protein MQQTTLFPCTFLHTPAAGPCRRAALAGGPAHRRAPLVRGPVRHCAVVAMKPDGTPNTLGFLGVSEPEEQLYRALLRDREDTGGHDPAVVTRVLELGIAVRTPAGGLRPLSPKRTVERLIEHQVGQFQDELQESVRSAGVVEHLSTMDASADVSGPGGPAVRQIEGLEAVRSAIDEVTFFARTENLTTNPVGVLTPESIEISRPIDLRILRRGVRMRTLMASACLQDETTLVYLRELVARGAEIRISPHPIERMIICDRAVALTPIDPQNTARGALLTREPGLVSTVVSLFERMWAASQELPEEALPSLTEVERQILRTLYLVDKDETGARQLNMALRTYRKYVARLMARLDADNRFQAALRARERGWI
- a CDS encoding RICIN domain-containing protein, with the translated sequence MRTHAKLAGALVTAGASLLLTMGTAPAAHAAGDVWQYRNARTGLCLDSDAKGNVYTKSCGADNPYQKWQRAVLDGKVLLRNVATRRCLWVNPLNPEDKQLETAPACANGSLWWELVVDGTFRFVDPYSNKALDSNAKGNAYAKGYGSDNPYQQWLPSATSA
- a CDS encoding IclR family transcriptional regulator domain-containing protein, which gives rise to MCATPATSATPPHPMASARPAPSARPAPSADEPGAVTGAGAPDRPHGPPPEAVAPLMRGVAVLRALTEAGGTLSPSALERATGLARATVDRITATLARMGYVRLAGRDTVLAPRLMELGNAYLAALRLPGLLGARADALADALDESVSLAVRDQDGIRFVHQATRRRAMSLSFRIGDLLPAERTAPGALFATEWTAGDWHRWHGRRAADPENRSFPAIPPHPPGPDAPRSGFEERAARAAREGWAADDQLIEPGLVAVSVPVRDPVTGTIACAASVVSHTSRHSAEHLRATLLPRLRETVAAMEEDLRAASARAQTPDSAAAPEPASVPAPEPARPDAAPPELAAWTAASKQELGRGFVESLARGLTVLTAFGEDRPALTLTQVAQATGLARATARRALITHEHLGLVAPGPGRTFTLTPRVLSLGFPPLSRTSLPRIAQPHLEDLAAEVRESTALAVLAPGGEEIQYAARASTHHIMSVDLPVGTRLPARATALGRALTGPGPAGYALADQELEAGLRAVAVPVHDRAGRPVAAVDIALHAARRTREECVSALLPALRRTAARIEADLRTATRFTRVPLT
- a CDS encoding RICIN domain-containing protein; this encodes MNIRKALGGVAATAGAAALLLTGTTATAHAAGGPGGGVWRLQNAQTGRCLDANGTGGVYTSSCSTTAASQRWEYHVVNGKIQLKNTSSARCLKPSTPFSLILETRPCGIDANDLWDEVFVSGKLRLISPGGNALDSDAKGKAYLNQYGPDNPYQQWYLTTSIPG